A section of the Bacteroidota bacterium genome encodes:
- the sucD gene encoding succinate--CoA ligase subunit alpha: MSILVNKNSKVLVQGFTGGEGTFHATQMIEYGTNVVGGVTPGKGGNKHLDKPVFNTVAACVKNTGANVSIIFVPPAFAADAIMEATDAGVALVVCITEGIPVQDMVKVKHYLLGTSTRLVGPNCPGVITADECKVGIMPGFVFIKGRVGIISKSGTLTYEAADQVAKAGLGISTAVGIGGDPIIGTTTKEAVELFMNDPETDAIVMIGEIGGGMEAEAANWIKSNGNKKPVVGFIAGQTAPPGRRMGHAGAIVGGADDTAAAKMKIMDECGIHVVQSPADIGKMMKQVIGK; encoded by the coding sequence ATGAGCATTCTCGTTAATAAAAATTCCAAAGTTCTGGTACAGGGTTTTACAGGTGGCGAAGGTACTTTTCATGCCACGCAGATGATCGAATATGGTACCAATGTGGTTGGCGGCGTTACTCCCGGCAAGGGCGGCAATAAACATCTTGACAAACCCGTCTTCAATACTGTTGCGGCTTGTGTAAAAAATACCGGTGCCAATGTAAGTATCATTTTTGTACCGCCTGCATTTGCAGCTGATGCCATTATGGAAGCTACTGATGCAGGTGTTGCTCTTGTGGTTTGTATTACCGAAGGTATTCCTGTGCAGGATATGGTGAAGGTGAAACATTACTTACTGGGAACAAGTACAAGACTTGTGGGTCCCAATTGTCCCGGGGTTATTACGGCAGATGAGTGTAAAGTGGGCATCATGCCCGGTTTTGTTTTTATAAAAGGTCGTGTAGGTATTATTTCAAAAAGTGGTACGTTGACTTATGAAGCAGCAGACCAGGTAGCGAAAGCAGGTCTCGGCATCTCTACTGCTGTTGGTATCGGTGGCGACCCGATCATTGGTACGACTACTAAAGAAGCTGTTGAATTATTTATGAATGATCCGGAGACAGATGCGATCGTTATGATCGGTGAGATCGGTGGCGGCATGGAAGCTGAAGCTGCGAACTGGATAAAATCAAATGGAAATAAAAAACCGGTAGTTGGATTTATTGCCGGGCAAACAGCACCTCCCGGCCGCAGAATGGGTCATGCCGGAGCTATTGTTGGTGGTGCTGATGATACAGCTGCTGCAAAAATGAAGATCATGGATGAATGTGGTATTCATGTGGTACAAAGCCCTGCAGATATTGGCAAGATGATGAAGCAGGTGATCGGGAAGTAA
- a CDS encoding alpha-2-macroglobulin, with translation MFSFLKGCILVVTIFLTVSITGNAQSVKTYPAEWKKVEDFINKKLPKSALTEVKKIYALAKKDGSVGEAQVIKSLIYIIGLQEETREDNQVLAIKEMEKEIAGSSETVASILNSLTAGLYLQYYQNHRWELYNRTNTVQFKKEDIKTWTTDDFHKKISALYLRSLQAEQLLKQTRLDKYDAIIIKGNVRHLRPTLFDLLAHRAFEYFESDERYITKPAYKFEIDQASAFDPAADFVTRKFITKDSLSLQHKALLIYQKLIAFHLNDVKHDALIDVDIKRLEFVSENSTHPDKEKLFKQSLTHIANQYNNLPAAAQAWFLLANAYNIDADKYKPYGDSTHRLDKLKAKEICERVMLQKDSSEGKINCINLLNRITKKELQFKIEKVNVPAMAFRSLVEYRNLNELHLRIIRADEKLKKELENQDNDKYWTALLKAIPLKAWQQILPATSDMQPHKTEIRIDPLMPGEYILISSSDKDFKIDKSVLGARLFYVSNISYINSGKDFFVLHRETGQPLSNAAVQIWEQRYDQKQSKYIIEKSGNYKADANGYFKINEAKKDNNNYTYQLDISYKDERFYMSEWLYDYYYSNTETEKNESTSIFLFTDRSIYRPGQTLYYKGITILRSPKKGNSIWPDYKTTVYLRDANEQIVDSMKVTTNEFGSFSGTFQLPSTGLNGSFDIYTENNTGNASFRVEEYKRPKFYVDYEPLKGTYKVNDIIKVTGFAKAYAGNNIDGANVKYRVVRQPRFLYPWLWRKWWPPPVGEMEIKHGETKTDKDGKFIIEFAAIPDLTIEKKFDPVFDYTVYADITDITGETRSGEKSVSVSYKSLILKTDIPHLLPADSLKLLKIYTENMNGEHEPAKVTVTISKLKEEKRLIRTRYWERPDQFIMSKDEYILSFPHDEYDNETEWELWEKEMQVFQQADSTMASGEWRVVSGKFVSGFYQIEIITKDKNGEEVKDVQFIELYDERSNQLNKPQYLWTDTKNKAPEPGEKATVKLGTSPDDLFIVQELDKNSGAWNMPLGKQGSESGVKYSFIKLNNEKKDLQYPATEADRGGFGISYLFVKHNRFHSVSQVIGVPWSSKELKIEYATFRDKTLTGSEEKWKIKISGYKNEKLAAEMLASMYDASLDEFDPHSWSEPNIWPSYTNYYRRWDGSRNFIQVESQQKWENYVIEDMAVKYYDQLIDNLNDAGLRSGRITNYEQAQLKNVNIGLKPAAGMGQEVVVAASRAPNRMLEAPASYDAVGNIKGVDLKTSSLIFKTGNDEKQELGFQPRRNFNETAFFFPDLRTNENGDIEFSFTMPEALTKWKFQALAHTKELAFGYSNKEIVTQKDLMVQPNPPRFLREGDKIELSAKIVNLTDKEITGQTQLQLFDAATNEPIDGLFRNVIPNQYFTVAAGQSEAVKFPLEIPFQFNKALVWRIVAKSGDKSDGEENALPVLTNRMLVTESMPINMKDAGSKDFKFEKLLNSGSSSSLQHHAVTVEYTTNPVWHAVQALPYLMEYPYECAEQTWNRYYANALATMIANSSPRIKQIFETWKIKDTAALMSNLQKNQELKAVLLEETPWVLQAKNEEQQKKNIALLFDLVRMSKEMNSEYEKLKQMQSSNGGFVWFKGGPDNAYITQYIITGIGHLKKLGVDIKKLKPITDAAIPYLDNQIKKQYDELIKNKTDLNKYTPGNYEVQYLYMRSFFPEIKIATASKTAYDYFRSRSQKTWTKQSKYMQGMIALLLHRTNDATTPAAILRSLKETSITNEEMGMYWKEQTNAGYYWYQAPIETQSLLIEAFNEAGKDVKTVDDLKTWLLKNKQTTNWKTTKATAEACYALLLQGTKMLDDMSTVEIKLGNSTFKSSDNKTEAGTGYFKKTIDGNMVEPEMGNISVTINTQPANQPTGQSTSWGSVYWQYFEDLDKITTAETPLKLSKKLFIEKNTDRGPVLTPINEGDYLKVGHKIKVRIELRADRDMEYVHMKDMRASCMEPVNVLSSYKWQGGLGYYETTKDASTNFFFDYVRKGTYVIEYSLFVTHTGNFSNGITTIQCMYAPEFTSHSEGVRVNVE, from the coding sequence ATGTTCTCATTTTTAAAAGGTTGCATTCTTGTTGTTACTATTTTCTTAACAGTGTCCATCACAGGAAATGCACAGTCCGTTAAAACCTATCCTGCCGAATGGAAAAAGGTAGAAGACTTTATAAATAAAAAACTGCCCAAATCTGCATTGACGGAAGTAAAAAAGATCTATGCACTTGCAAAGAAGGATGGTTCGGTAGGAGAAGCACAGGTTATTAAATCACTTATTTATATTATAGGTTTACAGGAAGAAACACGAGAGGACAATCAAGTACTGGCAATAAAGGAAATGGAAAAAGAGATTGCAGGAAGTAGCGAAACTGTTGCTTCTATATTAAACAGCCTTACAGCCGGCCTCTACCTTCAATATTACCAGAACCATCGTTGGGAGTTGTATAACAGAACCAATACCGTTCAATTTAAAAAAGAAGATATTAAAACATGGACGACAGATGATTTTCATAAAAAGATCTCAGCACTTTATTTAAGATCCTTGCAGGCAGAACAATTGCTGAAACAAACAAGATTGGATAAATATGATGCAATTATTATAAAAGGTAATGTCCGCCATCTCCGTCCTACCCTTTTTGACCTGCTTGCCCACCGTGCATTTGAATATTTTGAAAGCGATGAACGATATATAACAAAACCTGCTTACAAATTTGAGATCGACCAGGCTTCAGCTTTTGATCCGGCTGCTGATTTTGTTACAAGAAAGTTTATAACCAAAGATTCTTTATCGCTTCAGCACAAGGCATTATTAATTTATCAAAAACTGATCGCTTTTCATTTGAATGATGTAAAACATGATGCATTAATAGATGTGGACATTAAACGGCTGGAGTTTGTCAGCGAAAACTCCACGCATCCGGATAAAGAAAAATTATTCAAGCAATCGTTAACCCATATTGCAAACCAGTATAACAATTTACCCGCAGCCGCACAGGCATGGTTCCTGCTGGCGAATGCATATAATATAGATGCCGATAAATACAAACCTTATGGAGACAGTACACATCGTTTAGACAAACTAAAAGCAAAAGAAATTTGCGAACGGGTGATGCTACAAAAAGATTCATCAGAAGGAAAGATCAATTGCATAAACCTTTTGAATAGAATAACAAAAAAAGAATTGCAGTTTAAAATTGAAAAAGTGAATGTGCCCGCAATGGCCTTTCGTTCGTTGGTGGAATACCGGAACCTTAATGAATTGCATTTACGCATTATCCGGGCGGATGAAAAACTAAAAAAAGAATTGGAGAACCAGGATAATGATAAATACTGGACTGCTCTCCTAAAAGCAATACCTCTAAAAGCATGGCAACAGATCTTACCCGCAACATCTGACATGCAGCCACATAAAACTGAAATAAGAATTGATCCGCTTATGCCCGGTGAGTATATTTTGATCAGCAGCAGCGATAAAGATTTTAAAATTGATAAGTCGGTACTCGGAGCAAGATTGTTTTATGTTTCTAATATCAGTTATATAAATAGCGGAAAAGATTTTTTTGTACTTCACCGGGAAACCGGTCAGCCATTAAGCAATGCTGCTGTACAGATATGGGAACAACGCTACGATCAGAAGCAGTCAAAATATATCATTGAAAAATCAGGTAACTATAAAGCTGATGCAAATGGGTATTTTAAGATCAATGAAGCAAAGAAAGATAATAACAATTATACCTACCAACTTGATATCAGCTATAAAGATGAACGATTCTATATGTCTGAATGGCTTTATGATTATTACTACTCTAATACAGAGACTGAAAAAAATGAATCTACAAGCATTTTTCTTTTTACTGACCGCAGTATTTACCGGCCGGGGCAAACGCTATATTATAAAGGAATAACAATTCTTCGAAGCCCAAAGAAAGGAAACAGTATCTGGCCCGATTATAAAACAACCGTTTACCTGCGTGATGCAAATGAGCAGATAGTTGACTCAATGAAAGTAACTACAAATGAATTTGGTTCTTTCTCCGGTACGTTTCAGCTTCCTTCCACCGGCTTAAATGGCAGTTTTGATATTTACACCGAAAACAATACCGGCAACGCATCATTCCGTGTGGAAGAATACAAACGTCCCAAATTCTATGTTGACTATGAACCGCTAAAAGGAACTTATAAAGTAAATGATATAATAAAAGTAACGGGCTTTGCAAAAGCCTATGCAGGAAATAATATTGATGGTGCCAATGTAAAATACAGGGTAGTTCGTCAGCCGCGTTTTTTGTACCCATGGCTCTGGCGTAAATGGTGGCCGCCGCCAGTAGGAGAAATGGAGATCAAACATGGCGAAACAAAAACAGATAAGGATGGAAAATTTATTATCGAGTTTGCAGCAATACCTGACCTTACGATTGAAAAAAAGTTTGACCCCGTATTTGATTATACCGTGTATGCCGACATTACTGATATCACCGGCGAAACAAGAAGCGGTGAAAAATCAGTAAGTGTAAGTTATAAATCTTTAATACTGAAAACAGATATACCCCATCTGTTACCTGCTGATAGTTTGAAGCTGCTTAAAATTTATACAGAAAATATGAATGGCGAACATGAGCCGGCAAAAGTTACTGTCACCATTTCAAAACTAAAAGAAGAAAAAAGATTGATAAGAACCCGTTATTGGGAAAGGCCTGATCAATTTATAATGTCAAAAGATGAATACATCTTAAGCTTTCCGCATGACGAATATGATAATGAAACTGAATGGGAATTGTGGGAGAAAGAAATGCAAGTGTTTCAGCAGGCTGACTCCACTATGGCGAGTGGTGAGTGGCGAGTGGTGAGTGGGAAGTTTGTATCGGGGTTTTACCAGATAGAAATTATTACAAAAGATAAAAACGGGGAAGAAGTAAAAGATGTTCAGTTTATTGAATTGTATGATGAAAGATCAAATCAACTAAACAAGCCACAATACTTATGGACTGATACAAAGAATAAAGCTCCTGAACCGGGAGAGAAAGCAACTGTTAAACTTGGTACCTCTCCGGATGATCTGTTTATTGTTCAGGAGTTGGATAAGAATTCCGGAGCATGGAACATGCCTCTTGGCAAGCAGGGTTCGGAGTCAGGAGTCAAATATTCTTTCATTAAGCTTAACAACGAAAAGAAGGATCTGCAATACCCAGCAACTGAAGCTGATCGTGGGGGATTTGGAATTAGTTATTTGTTTGTAAAACATAACCGTTTTCATTCAGTGAGCCAGGTTATTGGTGTGCCGTGGAGTAGTAAGGAGTTGAAAATTGAATACGCAACATTCCGGGATAAGACATTAACCGGCAGCGAAGAAAAATGGAAAATAAAAATAAGTGGTTATAAAAATGAAAAACTTGCTGCGGAAATGCTGGCAAGTATGTATGATGCTTCGCTTGATGAGTTTGATCCTCATTCCTGGAGTGAACCTAATATCTGGCCTTCTTACACTAACTATTACCGCAGATGGGATGGAAGCAGAAATTTCATCCAGGTTGAATCACAGCAAAAATGGGAAAACTATGTAATAGAAGATATGGCCGTAAAATATTATGATCAGCTGATCGATAATTTAAATGATGCAGGATTGAGGTCGGGAAGAATAACGAACTATGAACAAGCCCAGCTTAAAAATGTCAATATAGGACTTAAACCTGCAGCGGGGATGGGACAGGAAGTAGTTGTAGCTGCTTCAAGGGCGCCAAATAGAATGCTTGAAGCTCCTGCCTCTTATGACGCTGTTGGAAATATTAAAGGTGTAGACTTGAAGACCTCATCATTGATTTTTAAGACTGGTAATGACGAAAAACAGGAACTTGGTTTCCAACCCCGCCGCAATTTCAATGAAACAGCTTTCTTCTTTCCTGATCTGAGAACAAATGAAAACGGTGATATTGAATTTTCATTCACCATGCCGGAGGCATTGACCAAATGGAAATTCCAAGCACTGGCACATACAAAAGAGCTGGCATTTGGTTATAGCAATAAAGAGATCGTTACACAAAAAGACCTAATGGTGCAGCCGAATCCACCACGGTTTTTAAGAGAGGGTGATAAAATAGAACTCAGCGCTAAAATTGTAAACCTTACAGATAAAGAAATAACGGGGCAAACACAACTGCAGTTATTTGATGCAGCGACCAATGAACCAATTGATGGTTTGTTCAGAAATGTAATACCTAATCAGTATTTCACAGTTGCAGCCGGACAAAGTGAAGCAGTTAAATTTCCATTGGAAATTCCTTTCCAGTTTAATAAAGCCTTAGTATGGCGTATCGTTGCCAAGTCAGGTGATAAAAGCGATGGTGAAGAAAATGCTTTGCCAGTTCTCACCAACAGGATGCTGGTTACAGAATCAATGCCGATCAATATGAAAGATGCTGGTTCAAAAGATTTCAAATTTGAAAAGTTATTGAACAGCGGTTCTTCATCATCATTACAGCATCATGCTGTAACTGTTGAATACACTACCAATCCCGTTTGGCATGCAGTGCAGGCCCTGCCCTATTTAATGGAGTATCCGTATGAATGTGCAGAGCAAACCTGGAATCGCTATTATGCAAATGCACTGGCAACAATGATCGCCAACAGTTCGCCCCGAATCAAACAAATATTTGAAACCTGGAAAATAAAAGATACTGCTGCCCTCATGAGCAATCTTCAAAAGAACCAGGAACTGAAAGCTGTATTGCTGGAAGAAACACCATGGGTGTTGCAGGCAAAAAATGAAGAACAACAAAAGAAAAATATCGCTTTACTGTTTGATCTGGTCCGTATGAGCAAGGAAATGAACAGTGAGTATGAAAAGCTAAAGCAAATGCAATCATCTAACGGCGGTTTTGTATGGTTCAAAGGAGGACCGGACAATGCATACATCACACAATACATTATTACAGGCATCGGGCATTTGAAAAAACTGGGAGTAGATATCAAAAAACTAAAACCCATTACAGATGCTGCTATCCCTTACCTGGATAATCAGATCAAAAAGCAATATGATGAACTGATAAAAAATAAAACCGATCTTAACAAATACACACCGGGCAACTATGAAGTGCAGTACCTGTATATGCGCAGTTTTTTCCCGGAAATAAAAATTGCTACGGCTTCAAAAACAGCTTATGATTACTTCCGGAGTCGTTCACAAAAAACATGGACCAAACAAAGCAAATACATGCAAGGAATGATCGCCTTGCTCCTACATCGGACAAATGATGCAACGACACCGGCTGCAATTTTAAGATCATTAAAGGAAACTTCTATAACCAATGAAGAGATGGGCATGTACTGGAAAGAACAAACCAATGCCGGCTACTATTGGTACCAGGCACCGATTGAAACGCAATCATTATTAATTGAAGCATTCAACGAAGCTGGCAAAGATGTAAAAACTGTTGATGACCTGAAAACATGGTTATTGAAAAACAAACAAACCACTAACTGGAAAACAACAAAGGCAACTGCGGAAGCATGTTATGCTTTGTTGCTGCAGGGAACAAAAATGCTCGATGATATGTCAACTGTTGAAATAAAATTGGGCAATAGCACATTTAAATCATCCGATAACAAAACGGAAGCAGGTACAGGCTATTTCAAAAAGACGATTGATGGTAATATGGTAGAGCCTGAAATGGGTAATATTTCAGTTACTATAAATACCCAACCAGCTAATCAACCGACTGGTCAATCAACCAGTTGGGGTTCGGTTTACTGGCAGTATTTTGAAGATCTTGACAAGATCACTACCGCTGAAACCCCATTAAAGCTGTCAAAGAAATTGTTTATTGAAAAGAATACAGACCGTGGCCCGGTGCTTACACCAATCAATGAAGGCGATTACCTGAAAGTGGGTCATAAAATAAAAGTGCGGATCGAATTGCGTGCAGACAGGGATATGGAGTATGTACATATGAAAGACATGCGGGCAAGCTGTATGGAACCGGTAAATGTATTGAGCAGTTATAAATGGCAGGGCGGTTTGGGTTATTATGAAACCACCAAAGACGCAAGCACCAATTTCTTTTTTGATTACGTACGCAAAGGCACTTATGTTATCGAGTATTCATTATTTGTAACACATACCGGCAACTTTAGTAATGGTATAACTACAATACAGTGTATGTATGCACCGGAGTTTACAAGCCACAGCGAAGGTGTTCGTGTGAATGTAGAATAA
- a CDS encoding DUF4476 domain-containing protein — translation MKKISTLLLSSLFSIAALAMYDDPYLSISSFGTGKDLQVEVDGRRYSFDMDNSIIIKNLRTGSHTIKITKEKKRGNNNNRVFDILGSKREVVYNSRINLRRGYDFDITINKFGKVFTDEGRIENDDGWGYDRDGDRGRDIDNDRDIDNDRDIDNDRNGDRDRDYDRDNDRNNDRDRDGNYENGYGREMSNADFSRVKETLRREMFENTRVDLAKQVINSNLFTTQQVKEMLQLFTFENNKLDLAKYAYRYTVDKNSYYTVNDLLTFSNSRDELARFIRDYRE, via the coding sequence ATGAAAAAAATTTCTACCCTTTTATTAAGCTCACTATTCTCAATTGCCGCACTGGCAATGTATGATGACCCTTACCTGAGTATTTCAAGCTTCGGCACCGGCAAAGATCTGCAGGTGGAAGTAGATGGCCGCCGTTATTCTTTCGATATGGATAATAGCATCATCATTAAAAATCTCAGGACCGGTTCACACACCATTAAGATCACCAAAGAAAAGAAACGCGGAAACAATAACAACCGCGTCTTCGACATCCTTGGCAGCAAACGTGAAGTTGTTTACAACAGTCGCATCAATCTTCGTCGTGGTTATGATTTTGACATAACCATCAACAAATTCGGTAAAGTATTTACCGATGAAGGCAGGATTGAAAATGATGACGGTTGGGGTTATGACCGTGATGGCGACAGGGGCCGTGACATTGACAACGATCGTGACATCGATAACGATCGTGATATCGACAACGATCGTAATGGCGACAGGGATCGGGACTATGACCGTGACAACGACCGCAACAACGATCGTGACAGGGACGGTAACTATGAAAATGGCTATGGCCGTGAAATGAGCAATGCTGATTTCAGTCGTGTAAAAGAAACATTGCGTCGGGAAATGTTTGAGAACACAAGAGTGGACCTTGCAAAACAGGTTATCAATAGTAACCTGTTCACAACACAGCAGGTAAAAGAAATGCTCCAACTCTTTACGTTTGAGAACAACAAACTCGACCTGGCAAAGTATGCTTACCGTTACACAGTTGATAAAAACAGTTATTACACCGTCAATGATCTGTTAACGTTCAGCAACAGCCGTGATGAACTGGCCCGTTTTATCCGTGACTACAGGGAATAA